One genomic region from bacterium encodes:
- a CDS encoding helix-turn-helix transcriptional regulator, protein MALKYRKPLLTYRIPEWIAGLVEHCRRKRINGGELARRLEIHPGTVSEWLGDDYCPTLETFFTLCDKVGVLPEDLIANGRRIVAEERRRSLSSKSDPVEVDAWVEKLMELPEPDREAVLSRVLGPKEEVAAG, encoded by the coding sequence ATGGCTCTCAAGTACCGCAAGCCCCTGCTCACCTACCGCATCCCCGAGTGGATCGCCGGTCTGGTCGAGCACTGCCGGCGCAAGCGCATCAACGGCGGCGAGCTCGCCCGCCGACTCGAGATCCATCCCGGCACCGTCTCCGAGTGGCTGGGCGACGACTACTGCCCCACTCTGGAGACCTTCTTCACGCTGTGCGACAAGGTCGGCGTCCTGCCCGAGGACCTGATCGCCAACGGCCGGCGCATCGTGGCCGAGGAGCGCCGCAGGTCGCTGTCCTCGAAATCGGACCCGGTGGAAGTCGACGCCTGGGTCGAGAAACTGATGGAGCTGCCCGAGCCGGATCGAGAGGCCGTCCTCTCCCGGGTGCTGGGGCCGAAGGAGGAAGTCGCGGCGGGATGA